The DNA region CTGCGTCACGCGCCGTTCGCGCTGTGGATTCATGATCTGTCCGCACAAGACCCGTACTACATTCTGCCGATCCTGATGGGCGTGACGATGTTCTTCATCCAGAAGATGTCACCAACCACCGTGACCGACCCAATGCAGCAGAAGATCATGACCTACATGCCGGTCATCTTTACGGTCTTCTTCCTGTGGTTCCCGTCAGGTCTGGTGATGTACTACATCGTCAGCAACCTGGTTACCATTCTCCAGCAGCAGTTGATCTACCGCGGTCTGGAAAAACGTGGCTTGCATAGCCGCGAGAAAAAATAATCTGGTTGATGGCTAACCGATAGAAAGCGTAAGGCGGTCATTGACCGCCTTATTTTTTTAATGGCTGTTTTATCAGCCAACGATACGTAAAATAGCCTGCCAGACAGGCCTCAATGCAGAGAGAACATCATGAGTAATACCGACACCATCGTCGCCCAAGCCACGCCACCGGGACGCGGAGGCGTAGGTATTTTACGCATTTCAGGACAGGCGGCCGCCGAAGTCGCGCATGTCGTTCTGGGTAAACTCCCAAAGCCTCGCCACGCCGATTATCTGCCGTTCCGTGATGCCAACGGCACCACGCTCGATCAAGGTATCGCCCTCTGGTTTCCCGGCCCGAACTCCTTTACCGGTGAAGACGTGCTGGAGCTTCAGGGTCACGGCGGTCCGGTTATTCTTGATTTGCTCCTGCAACGTATCCTGACGCTATCAAATGTGCGGATTGCACGTCCCGGTGAATTCTCTGAACGCGCCTTTCTGAACGACAAACTCGATCTCGCGCAAGCAGAGGCCATCGCCGATCTGATTGATGCCAGCTCGGAACAGGCTGCTCGCTCAGCGCTGAACTCTCTGCAAGGCGTATTCTCCACCCGTATAAATCAGTTAGTGGAAGCACTTACTCACCTGCGAATCTACGTCGAGGCTGCTATCGACTTCCCAGACGAAGAGATCGACTTTCTCTCCGATGGCAAAATTGAAGCGCAGCTCAATAGCGTGATGGCCGATCTGGACGCCGTCAGAGCCGAAGCGCATCAGGGTAGCCTGCTGCGTGAAGGGATGAAGGTTGTGATTGCGGGTCGTCCTAATGCCGGTAAATCCAGCTTACTCAATGCGTTAGCCGGTCGCGAAGCCGCCATTGTGACGGATATCGCGGGAACGACACGCGACGTATTACGTGAGCACATCCATATCGACGGCATGCCGCTGCATATCATCGACACCGCCGGGCTGCGCGATGCCAGCGACGAAGTCGAGCGTATTGGTATTGAGCGCGCCTGGCAGGAGATCGAGCAGGCCGATCGCGTGCTGTTCATGGTAGACGGCACCACCACGCAGGCGACTGAGCCTGAGCAAATCTGGCCTGAATTTATGGCGCGCCTGCCAAAAACGCTACCGATTACCGTAGTACGCAACAAGGCTGACGTGACTGGCGAAACGCTCGGCATCGAAGATGTGAATACTCACTCACTTATTCGACTGTCCGCCCGTACAGGTGAAGGTATCGATACTCTACGCGACCATCTCAAGCAAAGCATGGGATTCACCAGCAATACCGAAGGCGGTTTTCTGGCTCGACGTCGCCACCTGCAAGCATTGGAACTGGCAGCACAACATCTGATTCAGGGTAAAGAACAGCTGGTCAGCGCCTATGCGGGGGAACTACTGGCGGAAGAACTGCGACTGGCACAGCAAGCTTTGAGTGAAATCACGGGGGAATTCACCTCTGACGACCTGCTGGGGCGTATTTTTTCGAGTTTTTGTATTGGGAAGTGACGCTGAGTTCGTAAGCGTCCATTCACTTCCGCTGATCTCGCATAGCTGATTGTTATGCGAGATTTTTTGTTCCATTGACAGCAATGAGCTCCTACTGAGAACCAGAGATTTTTGTGTCCACGTGACATGGGTAAGATCGAGTATGAGAATGCTATTCAAGATAAACAACCTGGCCATCCATATCCTGGAACACTCGCGTTGATGTAGCGGCTATTTGTCTTTTTTGAGAATGGCCTTGAGTGCTGCAATATTGGCCCGTGCGCCTTCGGCTTCTTTTAAACGACGGCGCTGTGCTGCAAAGCGATCAAACGCCAATTTCGCTTTGTCATCTGCCTCTTTTTTGGAGATTTTCCCTGCTCCATTTAAAACGTCCCGATCATTAAAACTTAAGAACTGGTCAAGTTTATCGTTCCAGTCCTGTAAGAACACCTGCTTGCGACGTAAGGCTTGGTCTTCAGCAAAATCGAGCCACATATTGACGATGCGGTTGAGCTCTTTGATTTCATCTTCACGCAGATAGTTCTTGGCAACAGTGACGTCGGTTTTGCGGACTTCATCGCCTTTATAGCTGGTCAGGCCCATATCCGGTTTGCTGGCATCTACACGGCTGGCGATAAGCTCAGCCGCGGTCATATGCGTACAGGCATAATGCAGCTTATTCTGGATAGTTTGAAAGAAGCGGTTGGTTTCTTGGTTGGATGGCTCGTAATCGGCAGCCATGGTAAAGATTTCTTTGACTCTCAGATAAACGCGACGCTCACTGGCGCGGATATCGCGGATCCGCTCCAGCAAGTCATCAAAATAATCTGGCACCGCAGAATGACCAACGGGCGGATTTTTCAGGCGCTCGTCATCCATAACGAATCCTTTAATCAGGTACTCTTGTAAGGTTTGCGTTGCCCACTGGCGGAACTGAGTACCGCGGCTTGAACGGACGCGATACCCCACCGCTAATACCAATGGCAGGCTAAAGTATTGGACATTGTATGATTTCCCATCTGTCGCAGTTGTTCGGTATAACCGAACAACTGAATTTTCGTCCAATTCACCTTCAGCAAAAATATTTTTTATATGTTCGCTAATGGTCGCTTTCGCTTTTCCATATAACTCACCGATCATGGCCTGAGAAAGCCATAACGTATCGGACTCAAAGCGACACTCAACACGGGTTTGCCCATCAGCACTGGTGAAAAGAACAAACTCACCTTGAGGGGCTAGTGGGATGTTATCTGTCATTCAATTAACCTTATTGCGTTTGCCATTTTTGCCCCATAGCTGTTACAGAGCCAATCATGCCTTGTTGCTTAGTGAACACCGCATCGCCATTAAACTGAACACCACTCAATACGAGGTGTTGCTCCGCTTTTTGGTCTGTCATTCAAAGACTCTGTTAAATCTTTAGCCATGTTGGTTATTCAGTGGATCAGCCGCACTCTGCTTCATCATGTCAAAAATCAGCTCAACATAACTCGCCATAACTTGTTGGTCTTTGAGCAGCGTTCGAGCGATATCACCTTCTTTCAGCAGAGCCTGCACAACCGCTTGCTTCACGGCTTGCGGTAAGTCACCTTTGAGGGCTATCGACTTCTCATGCTTTTCCACCTGCTCAACCACAATTGGATTTTGGGTAACACGCGTAATGGTGCCATTAGCGAAGTTACGACGACCAGGTTCGTCACCGATATCGCCAAACAATTCATTGAGGCGGCGAATAATATCGGCAAGAAATGCCTGTTCACGATCTGTTGGGTCGTTGTAATTGGGCCGAATAGGTTCAAGTGCCTGACTAACCGCTTCAGGCAACGGATCTTTGCTGTACTTGATTTTGAACTTCTCTAACACCAGTGCGCTGAGATCAATGTTTTCTGGTGTCACGCCTTTCAATCGACGTGAAAGCAAATGGGCAAACGCGGCAAAGTTTTCCAGTTCTGGATCGCCAAACTCAATCAACTGCGCCATGTAGCTGTAATGCTTCACAAATCGAGCTAAATCCGACTTAAAACGCATCAGTGCTTCGCGCTGCTTAGTGAACTCGCTTCGCTGTGATTCTGCATAATTCGCCGCTTTTTCATCACCAGCCAAGTGTGCTTTGTTGTACTGCTGATCCCAGTGATTTGCGGCATCAACCAGCTCTTTTAGCTTAACGTTAAATATATCGGTAGGGCGTTGCGTTGCGGCAAGTAGCTTCTTGTGGGCGTGTGACTTTTTGTCTGGTGCTTGTCCGAGAATCGACTTACCCCGCGCTTGCTTAAATAGCTCTAAATCATGGCTGTTATAGATGCCTTGCTCATCAAGAATTTCTTTGATGTCATAGATGACGTTCACATCTTGCACTTCGTTGAGCTGCGCACCTTTGTCGTACTTTTTAAACGCGTCGAGAATGGTTTGTGGATCATTTGCAAAATCAATCACGTAGGTTGTGTCTTTGCCTGGGTACGTGCGGTTTAGGCGAGACAGCGTTTGTACCGCGTCCACATCTGATATTTTCTTATCCAAATACATCGCAACCAGTTTTGGTTGGTTAAAGCCCGTTTGGAATTTGTTAGCGACCAACATGACGCGATATTCGGTTTTCTCAAACTCATGGCGCAGGTCAGCCCCGTGCGTGTCTGGGTTTAAGTTGTATTCGGTGTACTCTTTATCGAAATCAATGCCTAGCAGGTCTTGGCTGTCTTCATCACCCAAATCTTTACCGGGTACTTTGCCCGAGAAGGCAACCAAGGCTTGAATACCCTCGATACCACGCTTTTTAATGTACTTATCAAAGGCGAGCTTGTATTTCACCGCCTGCGGTCTGCCTGATGTGACCACCATAGCTTTAGCTTCACCTTCCAGCAGGTGGGCGATATTGGCTTTGAAGTGTTCAATAATGAATTCAACTTTTTGGCTGACCGTGGTTGGATGCAGTGACATCCAACGCGCCAGTGCGCGACGGGCTTGCTTGCTGTCTACCCGCTTCTCATCCAGATTATTCTCACCAATTTTGTAGGCCGTATCGTAGTGGGTGTAATTCTCCAGTACATCGAGAATAAAGCCCTCATCAATCGCCTGACGCTGAGAATAAAGGACAAAGGAATCTGGAAGATTATCATCTGACACTGGCTGACTAGGATCTTTCGGGCGACCAAACAACATCTTGGTACTGTGCTTTGGTGTAGCTGTGAAAGCAAAGTGTGAGACGTTCTTGGGCATGGCACGGGCTTCTTGCACCTTAGTTAGGAGCTCCTCAATACTCATTTGCTCCAACTCTTGAGGGCTAAGGTTTAGCGTAAGCGCAGCGCGTAAACCTTTGGCGGTAGAGCCAGTTTGTGAGGTGTGCGCCTCATCAATGATCACCGCGAAGTTACTTTGCGCCAAAGATTGATTGGTCAGAATCGCCTCTAACGCATACGGGAAGGTTTGAATCGTCACCACAATGATCGGCGTACCTGTTAGCAGCGCTTCAGTGAGCTGCTTTGATTTCGACTCGCTGCTCTTTTCACGGTCAATTGCCTTGATCACCCCATATTGATGATCGAGCTGCTGCACGGCATCTTGCAACTGCGCATCAAGCACGGTGCGGTCGGTCACAATGATCACTGACTTGAAGATCGCTTTACCCTCTGGGCTACGCAAGCAAATCAAATCATGGGCAGTCCAGGCGATGGTAGAGGTTTTGCCTGAACCGGCACTGTGTTCACACAAATACTGCATGCCCGCGCCGTTCTGGCGGGCATCGTTAATCATCTTGTTGACTGCGGCTAACTGATGGTAACGCGGGAAAATCTGCGTTTCTTTGCGCTCAACTTTGCCATTGCTGTCGGCAACGTCTTTGGTTTCGACATAGACAAAGCTGTAGAAAATACGCAGCCAGTTATCTTTTTGGGCGACCTCTTGCCAGAAATAGCTGACTGGGTATTCGCCATCTTTACCAGGCAAATTGATATGCACGGGTAAATCAGAGGTAGAGCCGTCATGACCTTTGTTAAAGGGCAGGAAATAGGTGTTTTCGCCCGCCAGTTTGGTCGCCATGGCAATTTCTGTGTCAGACATGGCAAAGTGCACGACTGCGCCGCGCTTAAAGGTTAACAGTGGTTCTTTGCGTTTGGTCTTGGGGTCGACGGGCAGACGATCCTCTTTGTATTGCGCAATAGCCGATTCAATCGACTGGGTGAAGTCGGTTTTCAACTCTGCGGTGGCGACGGGTAGGCCGTTGATAAAGAATACTAAGTCAATTTCCCACTCGCGGGTTGGGCAGTATTTCAGTTGGCGCACCACGCGCAAAATATTGTGTTCATAACGAGCAATACGCTCTTCATTACGCGCATCTTCGGGTTTGCGTTGGCCCATGGCAATAGTGCCGCAACCGGCAATGGTAAAGCCTTTACGCAACACATTAATGGTGCCACCTGTTTTACTGCCTGCTTTGTGAGAAGAGAGGGCTTTTTCCAAACGCTCCAACAGCACCTGCTTGGCATTCAAACCATGCAGTTTATTCAGCTTATGCCATGCATCGGGCTGGGTGGCTTGCACCCAGGTAATGACATCTTCCGGATAAATAGCGCGCTGCTGGTCATAATGGCTGGAATGGCCCTCTTTCCAACCATTGTTAACCAACTGCTCGGTAATATATTGTTCAAAATGCACTTCATGATGTGCTGCCATTACACCGCCTCCCTGACGTCGATTTTCCCTGTGACTGCTGCGCTGATCAGTGATGTTCGGTGTTCTTTGAGTAGTTCTATAGAACCTAAAACCTCAAGCACCAAACGATCGATTTGACTGGTTTTATTCTTTAAACCTTGCACTATAGATTGTTGTTCCGGAAGCTCTGGAACAGGTATAGGCATGTTTAAAATGGTGCCTTGTCCGATATTTAACATAGAACTACTGGTGCCAGTAGCGTCAATTTCTATTTGTTCTCGTGCTTGATCAGAAGCTAGATAGTAGGCAAAAAATTCTGGGTCAGCTTTCTCTAGGTCTAATTTGATTCGATAAATTTTGTCGCATAGCAGCAGATTATTGTAATCACGATCAGGAACAGCAGCACTCCCTACCCACTCTTTAGCATTTGCTCTTGAAACGAGTAAATCACCTTTTTTGATGGTGTGCTCTTTTTTTGGCTCCAGTTCTTCTGGCAGTTTTTTGTTCTGTTCCGGATTAAAAATGCCACGATTTACACAGCCAACTTTAACTACTCCCCAAGTTTGATCGTCCGGTACTGGTGTGCTTTCACATTGAGGGCTCCAGCCTTGTTCTATTCCAAGTACGTCATATTTAATTTTTTTCACTACCCAATGATTCGGCACTTGCCCAATCCACTCGATGCCAGAATCCTGCATCTCCACATTGGGGTTAAGCCCTTTAGTCACCACATGGCTAATCAGTGCTTTGCGTTTTTCTTTAAGCAGCTTGATAAAGTTCAGCTTTTCTTCGATCAGACTGTCGATTCGCTGGGTTTCACGATTGAGGAATGTGGCTATGGCTTTTTGTTCCGAATCGCTTGGGATGTAAACAGCACAATCTGCGATATCCTTGAAAGAAATGGTTTGTCTGATCCCTGCGCCCAATGTTTTCATATGGCGCACATCAAACAGATAAAGCAACCATCTGAGGTAGGCTTTATCAACAACATCTAACGATTTGAGGACGATATAACCTGAGCTAACGATAACGTCGATATCTGCCAACGCTGTTCGCAAACTCTTCAAGTCATAGTTCAGATTCAGAGGGTTGATGAGAAACTCTCCAGACAATACCTCTTGGTATGCAGCCTTTGTATCCTCGCTTAAACGTTCTGAATCTTTGAACACGACGTGCCCAAAACTAATAGAACCACAAGGCAGTTCTAGATTTTGTATCTTCGTTTTTTCGTTGAGTAGGTACTTGAATTTTTTCTTAGTCCAATGCTTAGGAACCTTGCCTAACCAACTAATATCACTTTGCTGATACTCCGTGTACGGATGCATCATTCCGCCACCTCATTAAGCAATGCCTGAATACGCGCTTCACATGACTTAAGTTCTGCATCAATCACACCCAGCTCACGCGGCGGCACATACTGGTAGAAATAGCGGTTAAAGTTAATCTCATAGCCGACAATGCCCACTTCGCCGTCTTTTTCATCACGCACCGAGTGATCAATAAAGGCATCTGGTACATGTGGCAACACTTCTTGCGCAAAGTAGTCCTCAACATCACGATCAAAAGGTACGCTTTCAGTGTCTTTTAGTTGCGGATCGGCAATCACTTGGCCTTTTTCATCCAACGCTGGCTCA from Pectobacterium actinidiae includes:
- the mnmE gene encoding tRNA uridine-5-carboxymethylaminomethyl(34) synthesis GTPase MnmE, whose translation is MSNTDTIVAQATPPGRGGVGILRISGQAAAEVAHVVLGKLPKPRHADYLPFRDANGTTLDQGIALWFPGPNSFTGEDVLELQGHGGPVILDLLLQRILTLSNVRIARPGEFSERAFLNDKLDLAQAEAIADLIDASSEQAARSALNSLQGVFSTRINQLVEALTHLRIYVEAAIDFPDEEIDFLSDGKIEAQLNSVMADLDAVRAEAHQGSLLREGMKVVIAGRPNAGKSSLLNALAGREAAIVTDIAGTTRDVLREHIHIDGMPLHIIDTAGLRDASDEVERIGIERAWQEIEQADRVLFMVDGTTTQATEPEQIWPEFMARLPKTLPITVVRNKADVTGETLGIEDVNTHSLIRLSARTGEGIDTLRDHLKQSMGFTSNTEGGFLARRRHLQALELAAQHLIQGKEQLVSAYAGELLAEELRLAQQALSEITGEFTSDDLLGRIFSSFCIGK
- a CDS encoding virulence RhuM family protein, whose translation is MTDNIPLAPQGEFVLFTSADGQTRVECRFESDTLWLSQAMIGELYGKAKATISEHIKNIFAEGELDENSVVRLYRTTATDGKSYNVQYFSLPLVLAVGYRVRSSRGTQFRQWATQTLQEYLIKGFVMDDERLKNPPVGHSAVPDYFDDLLERIRDIRASERRVYLRVKEIFTMAADYEPSNQETNRFFQTIQNKLHYACTHMTAAELIASRVDASKPDMGLTSYKGDEVRKTDVTVAKNYLREDEIKELNRIVNMWLDFAEDQALRRKQVFLQDWNDKLDQFLSFNDRDVLNGAGKISKKEADDKAKLAFDRFAAQRRRLKEAEGARANIAALKAILKKDK
- a CDS encoding type I restriction endonuclease subunit R produces the protein MAAHHEVHFEQYITEQLVNNGWKEGHSSHYDQQRAIYPEDVITWVQATQPDAWHKLNKLHGLNAKQVLLERLEKALSSHKAGSKTGGTINVLRKGFTIAGCGTIAMGQRKPEDARNEERIARYEHNILRVVRQLKYCPTREWEIDLVFFINGLPVATAELKTDFTQSIESAIAQYKEDRLPVDPKTKRKEPLLTFKRGAVVHFAMSDTEIAMATKLAGENTYFLPFNKGHDGSTSDLPVHINLPGKDGEYPVSYFWQEVAQKDNWLRIFYSFVYVETKDVADSNGKVERKETQIFPRYHQLAAVNKMINDARQNGAGMQYLCEHSAGSGKTSTIAWTAHDLICLRSPEGKAIFKSVIIVTDRTVLDAQLQDAVQQLDHQYGVIKAIDREKSSESKSKQLTEALLTGTPIIVVTIQTFPYALEAILTNQSLAQSNFAVIIDEAHTSQTGSTAKGLRAALTLNLSPQELEQMSIEELLTKVQEARAMPKNVSHFAFTATPKHSTKMLFGRPKDPSQPVSDDNLPDSFVLYSQRQAIDEGFILDVLENYTHYDTAYKIGENNLDEKRVDSKQARRALARWMSLHPTTVSQKVEFIIEHFKANIAHLLEGEAKAMVVTSGRPQAVKYKLAFDKYIKKRGIEGIQALVAFSGKVPGKDLGDEDSQDLLGIDFDKEYTEYNLNPDTHGADLRHEFEKTEYRVMLVANKFQTGFNQPKLVAMYLDKKISDVDAVQTLSRLNRTYPGKDTTYVIDFANDPQTILDAFKKYDKGAQLNEVQDVNVIYDIKEILDEQGIYNSHDLELFKQARGKSILGQAPDKKSHAHKKLLAATQRPTDIFNVKLKELVDAANHWDQQYNKAHLAGDEKAANYAESQRSEFTKQREALMRFKSDLARFVKHYSYMAQLIEFGDPELENFAAFAHLLSRRLKGVTPENIDLSALVLEKFKIKYSKDPLPEAVSQALEPIRPNYNDPTDREQAFLADIIRRLNELFGDIGDEPGRRNFANGTITRVTQNPIVVEQVEKHEKSIALKGDLPQAVKQAVVQALLKEGDIARTLLKDQQVMASYVELIFDMMKQSAADPLNNQHG
- a CDS encoding restriction endonuclease subunit S, with the translated sequence MMHPYTEYQQSDISWLGKVPKHWTKKKFKYLLNEKTKIQNLELPCGSISFGHVVFKDSERLSEDTKAAYQEVLSGEFLINPLNLNYDLKSLRTALADIDVIVSSGYIVLKSLDVVDKAYLRWLLYLFDVRHMKTLGAGIRQTISFKDIADCAVYIPSDSEQKAIATFLNRETQRIDSLIEEKLNFIKLLKEKRKALISHVVTKGLNPNVEMQDSGIEWIGQVPNHWVVKKIKYDVLGIEQGWSPQCESTPVPDDQTWGVVKVGCVNRGIFNPEQNKKLPEELEPKKEHTIKKGDLLVSRANAKEWVGSAAVPDRDYNNLLLCDKIYRIKLDLEKADPEFFAYYLASDQAREQIEIDATGTSSSMLNIGQGTILNMPIPVPELPEQQSIVQGLKNKTSQIDRLVLEVLGSIELLKEHRTSLISAAVTGKIDVREAV